DNA sequence from the Pseudomonas fluorescens Q2-87 genome:
TGATCCCTTTGTGCCAAACCCGTTGCCCAGTCACGCTGTGATAGGGCGGGCGGTTCAATTCGTAGGCCATGGTCATGGCATCGAGCATGCTCCAGAGAATATCCAGCTTGAACTGGAGAATCTCCAACATGCGCTCCTGGCCCGCGCGGGTGGTGTAGTGCTGCAAAGTGATCGCCAGGCCATGCTCCACATCACGCCGGGCCTGACCCAGGCGGGTGCGGAAATATTCATAACCGGCCGGGTCGATCCATGGGTAATGCTGCGGCCAGCTGTCCAGGCGCGACTGGTGGATCTGCGGGGCAAAGAGCTCGGTCAGCGAACTGCTGGCGGCTTCTTGCCAACTGGCCCGGCGGGCAAAGTTGACGTAGGCATCCACCGCGAAACGCACGCCGGGCAACACCAATTCCTGGGAGCGCAACTGATCGGGGTCCAGCCCCACGGCTTGTCCCAGTCGCAGCCACGCTTCGATACCGCCGTCTTCGCCGGGCGCGCCGTCATGATCGAGCAAACGCTGGATCCACTCGCGGCGGATCTCCCGGTCCGGGCAGTTGGCGAGGATCGCCGCATCCTTGAGCGGGATGTTCACTTGATAGTAAAAGCGGTTGGCGACCCAGCCCTGGATCTGCTCGCGGGTGGCGCGGCCTTCATACATCGCTACGTGGTAAGGGTGATGGATGTGGTAATACGCACCCTTGGCACGCAGGGCCGCTTCGAACTCGGCGAGGGACAGGGGGATGTCAGTCATTTCAGTTGCTCCTACAGTTCAATACTCATGCCGTCGTAAGCCACTTCGACATTGCGCCGCACCAGCTCGGCCCGTTCGGCGGAGTCTTCATCGAGGATC
Encoded proteins:
- the pqqC gene encoding pyrroloquinoline-quinone synthase PqqC; translation: MTDIPLSLAEFEAALRAKGAYYHIHHPYHVAMYEGRATREQIQGWVANRFYYQVNIPLKDAAILANCPDREIRREWIQRLLDHDGAPGEDGGIEAWLRLGQAVGLDPDQLRSQELVLPGVRFAVDAYVNFARRASWQEAASSSLTELFAPQIHQSRLDSWPQHYPWIDPAGYEYFRTRLGQARRDVEHGLAITLQHYTTRAGQERMLEILQFKLDILWSMLDAMTMAYELNRPPYHSVTGQRVWHKGITL